Part of the Vigna angularis cultivar LongXiaoDou No.4 chromosome 1, ASM1680809v1, whole genome shotgun sequence genome, taattgtttttctttatttttctatatattaaacATACAAAGAAGTACACGATGTTTTTTTAGtagttaaaattatgaaaatatgaattttgtgtcaaatttaaagacttttttttatatatattttcagcAGTCTTTTAACTAAGAAAAGGTTTATAGTAAAAGAGGtgtctaaaatatttaattagcaTTTTGTAGGAAAAGTGTAAAATATGCACATAATCTTTGACagatattgaaaagaaaaagcaggTTCCCTTTTCCCTTTCTATCTCCGTCAGATGGAACCATACGTCATCCTATGTCCCTAAGTCGGTCATTCACCAAAGACTaatctaactattttttttacaatattttaatatcatttatatattattttttattggtctaaaattacttcacaatcaataataataattataaatataacatggattaatcacataatgacacgtaaatggtgttaaaatgttctaaaaaaatattgtcaaagtattattatccTTCACGAAATTCACACACACTTTCATGCTATATGTATTTACACTTCACGTCTCAATAAATACTTCAATCTCAATCAGTCATATACTCTCTTAATTGCACTAGATTAATTTTGTTATTCACATTAAtacgaaaataaaaaacaatgagaatttattataataatatattttatttgtcataAAAAAGGTAGTACGATTACATGTTCTAACAAATCGATGTCAACACTAATAGAATACAATCTTTTAagtttattcataaataaacaaatttaaaatatgtgatgatacttttgtaaataaaagataattatttaagtCTTGGtacttgttttaatccataCAAGCTTTTATGAAACTTGCGTATAAGATTCTCCTTGCCTTCTATTTTAAAACCTTTTGGTTGTGTCATAAAGATTTCCTCCTCAAGATCCCCAGGTAGGAATGTGATTTTGACATATAACTGTTCCAGATGAATATTTTCTTCCGCTACGATATTCAAGATAACTTTGATGGTAGTCatcttgagaaaaggaaagaacaaTTAATACCATATTTCTGTTGGAACCCTTTCACTACGAATTTAGTCTTATATCTTCTATTATTGTCTTTCCTTCTAGTAGCTTAGTTAAAGACCACGTTTCATTCTTTTAAAAGGACTTTATCTCATCTTTCATTGCTAGCTCTCACTTAACATATTCAACAACAAGTAGTGTAATGAAGGAGAATACCTTTATGGTACTACAATTATTCTGCTAGATGTTCTAATCATAACTTCGAGAGTTTCTAACTCTATTATGTGTTTTAGTTCTGATTCAAGTTTTACCTTTGTATTCACTCTTTTGTTGATTACATGACTCTctaaaatttcttcaaaaatgtTACTTATCATATTAATAAATCTCCTCTACTTGAGAGTGTGGAAGATTATATGATAGTGGAAATTATCAAGCAAAGAAACAAAGAGAACTTCAAATGATAAATATGGAGAATATATTGTTTGAATACAAGagaatatacatatttatatttatttataaatttgattatctTGAGAGTAAATAatcttgaaatttaataaattaggaACAACATATTTCTATTCAATCTCATCTCAAACTCTTCTTAGTGATATTTGTGTTTGATgtgaaataaacaaataaatcataattaatcAGTGTTCCACGTTACAATTACAATTATGTGACTAAAAAGATAAGATTGAATGTCTTGTCCAAATTCTTATTATAGGTATTTTGCATTTTGGAGTATATTATCATTTAACTTGATTGTTGATGCACATATATACCACACCCTGATAGTAAAttgatttaatgaaatattattaaaaaaaattgaatgtcaTTAATATATGTTAAGAGTGTTTGACTACATTGTAAGATCAACCAGTATCATTATCAATATTTTGATGATGAAGACCCACGATGTTAACatagttaattaatatttgaagtgatattaaaatattaatacttaatactttttaaatctaaattttcGTCAGCCTCTTGAAAGAATTCACAGAAGAGCAGAATTGATAGGCTTGAATAAACCTTCAATTAATTAGtcctttaaatatttatgacttttttttgttttattttttttaatttaaattcttgtaatttaatttatgattacatGTTATCTTTCTTCCTTTGTTTTTCTCTGGATGTCTCTGATGtagtacttttttttcttctatacatTATTGTAATTCTTTCTCTTAAGATGTTAATTTGTAATTTACATGAATTGTTTTTTAGATGTGAGATTACTTTTATTCAGTTAACTGTTACAGTTGcatgtttattgttttaaaataatgcaaTTATGTTAACTTATTCAAGCTACAATTACTTAAATAAATGATAGTTTGCCTTTAATTTGTTAATCCTTATcaatattaagtttttttttcatttaaatttgaaatttatttcaatttcaatttatatttttaaaaattatttttctacatttaattatttcacaaaaatacatacatggatgaatataaaataattggcGATTATTTTATAAGGAAATACAACCTATTAGTATTGGGACAAACAATAATTTAATCCGATGGGAAAGatagatatttaaatattttaacatttaatcatatttcatttttatcgtaaaagtaattttataatatatatatatatatatatatatatatatatatatatatatatatatatatatatatatatatatatatatatattattttatttttctctttgatCTAAAGAAAGTTTAGCCTTATTTTGATAGCCAAAAAAGTGTAAcgaaaaataaaagcaaaaaggTGTTACCAATTTGCTTACATGTAACGGGGGAAAATGGtataaacttcaaaatatagtgaacttttaaaatataataaaaaaataaaacttaattaagtttaattatatcataaatCTTATCTCACTGGTGGGTAACAAATTAAAAGAGATGGGTGAGACAAGGAAGTAGAAGATGTCGaagttgaaaacaaaaacacaaaaaaaaatcatatatataaattcttttaatagtGGTTCAATTAAACGTTAgctaaaggaaaaaaaaaacaatcaatagaataaactattttaatagtggttcaattaaaaatatttaatttaattaaacaaaataataaataaaagaacagttttttattattttacatttcttttaactaaacaaaatgaaaaataaataagagattTATTTTCCTTCGTTTCTTTTGATtctaaatattcttattttcacaaatataaatattcttttacgTCTAAACTCAACCCaagatataatattatatatagaaCTAGATTACATACACtgaatttattgataaaatgtgtcaatattgatattatatatatagttaaatagtatactgaaataaatattacattttaaagtaaataatatcaatataaatattatagcatgctgtgttattattaattaaaacttttgatatcaatataattattaaaatatgaatattacactagattaaaataaaatttgaaaacatcaCAAGAATATGATTTTCAAAACCTAAACTTGCATAAATTAACTTCAAATCAAtcgtaaaaaaagaaaaacttcaaaTTACACATCAGACTGAGTTAGTGGAATCTTAATGTATCATTCTATTCTCCATTTATTTACAGAGGGGAAAGTAGAAAGTATAAATTAAGAGTAATAAATTTAGTGTCACAttattgagattaaaataaACACTTCATTTTGGAATTATAAGTCTGTACGTtgcataaaatattataattaaatgaatagGAAAATTACATGCCCGTAcaattatacattttattataataatgtgatttttattatttaatatatatatataataataaaataaatgtaaaaactttatttttcaaagcgAATATAAAATGAAACACCACTGGGTAAatgttttttagtttctaaaaaactgaaaatgatCTATGTCcacaaaaaaatgtaaatggttattattatttgttttgagaGTTTAGATTGAACAGCCCCAATTGTGATCGAAGCAAATGCTATAAAAGAATAGAAAGAAAGACGAAACTGATATACTCGACAAAACACAGttgatataaattaataattgaaaatgtCACAAAAAAGCATGTTTACTACTACTTGCCTAGGATTAAAACATACATGCAAACAATCtcaattgaagaaaacaaatgGTTTTACAAATAATAGGAAAAACAAACAACAGCAATTCCAATCAGGAGAGATGAGAGATAGAGTGGTTCCTTCGACATCCTCTCATGTCGATTTTGACCATATATTCCCCAATCCTTTCACCTGCAAAACATAGGTCGTGATACACAATGAGACAAACTTTTCAAGTTCACGGGTTCAAGATGCGACCATATATGCTTACTTTACTCATaccaaatacaaaataaatcacCATTCATAATTCCATGTGATCTATTCAGTCTGCTCATAAATCATATATAGCAGCAGCTTCAAGAAAAAAGAGacagaaaaaaaagtgatattttCTAAAAAGCTATTACTTTGCTTGGAAAATTTGGAGAAAAGAATGTCTGGTTTATGTCATTATTGAATTGTTTAAACGGAATCATAAGCATTGAAATTAatcttttgataaatttaacaatttctaCTTTGGTTGATTTGAAGTTATGGGAAActtttttcttgcttttatGACACAGTCAACAACCTCTAATAATACTTTAGAAAACGACATCCAGTCATGATCATTGCTTTGAAAAAAAACTTCATGCTCTCGGTCACAGACTTAATAACATGCATGGTGTTTCAATTAGCTTCCCGAGGTAGAGATcgtaagaaaaataatagaagaCAAGGTAGATAAGCATGCATGGTGATGAAGGTATTAGTTTCGAAAAGAAATATACTTGCATGGTCAAAGGTTGCAAAGAGAAGTTAAATGATTGAATCTAAAAAACTTCAATTTccaattcaaaattcaaaacaaaaggTTGATTCGGAGAAAACGGAAGAGGATTTGCATAAAGAAGTAAATTTGGTTTTCCTGGTGTGCAGAAAGAAAACGAAAGGAAAAACTCATGGACATAAAGATGAGAAAATGAGATGATGATCGACTTAACTGGTTTAGAGGGAGCAGGTGTAACCAGGAGGAGGAGACTTGCCACAAGCCACAAGGAGCTGAAGGGCAAGAGGGACATAAATGTTGAGGTTGAGAAGCTTGAGCTTAAGAGTGGTGCAAAGGCACGCTGCAGCTTCAACCTCAACCAGTCCTTGAAGCACTGGACAGCACTGGTTGGCAGCCGGGTCTCCCACACCAATGTGAATCAACCCCCCAAGCAGATCCACACAGGAACCCAGTTTCAGAGTGTCAATGGGGCACGTAGCCTGCGCCGGAGACTTGGGTGGCGGGCATGGACTGTTCCCTCCCTTCGCCGGAGTGGTTGGTGGGTTAAGCACGGGTGGGAGAATCACTGGGGGATTCAATATTGGTGGAATAGGGAGTGAAACGGGTGGCTTCAGACTGGGAGGGGTGATGACGGGAGGAACGATGACGGGAGGCACAGTGATTGGTGGAACGACAATGGGAGGGAGGGTGACTGGGGGCTTAACAATAGGTGTGGTCTTTGGTTTTCTACTTGGCTTTTGCTTCTTGGGTTTCCCACAGTAGCCACAGCCTAGAATGGGAGTGGCAGAGGAGATGAAGAGCATGCAAAGGAAGAGATAAGCATAGATCTTTGAGGACTCCATggttagaaagaaagaaagaaagagagagagagaagtggaGAATGCAGAAGAAGGAAGATGGTGATATATAAGAAGAGAAACAAGGAGAAGCAAACAAAAGAGGCTAAGAGCAGATCACGTGAAGATGGGGCTAGCTACGCTCAAAAGGCAGCTGCCAAGTTTTGCAAGCTGGCACACCTTACAACACACATACACACCATGATTAACATAGAATGAGTTCCCAAAAATTTAAGTTGGCATGTGGCAGAACTAGGGTACTTCATCCTGCACAGACTTAACCCTGGTTCCAGTTCCTGTGACTGTTCACTCAAGCGTGGCCGTGAGCCAAAAGGAAACTCACTGTAAACTCCCTCAAAGTACAAGTTTATGTTATCAAGCTTAGCCAAAACCGtaccttcttcatcttccttttcttcCCGTTAACGTCAAATATTTCCTAACCaacattattattatctttttcttaataCTCCTTCTGACTTCATGTTTAAGATAATCCAATCTCACTCCTACAATAATATCCCAATCATCAAACTCTTCATTctataacaatttttaaatcTCATCATTATATCAGGAATCCAGAACACCTTTTTCTATTGTATAAAACTGagacaaatatataatatttcatcaCACACTGCATTAGAAAAGAAATACTGAAATTATctacatatatttattgattgtattattactaataaactTTTGCTCATTAGACATCCCATGGAAAAATAATGTTCACTAacgaaattttattgttttggaCTTATTACGACACCTATTATTTTTTAGTGTTGCTAGTCACGAATGAATCTCGAATATCACTTTTTACAAacaaatcatgtttttcttagTCTCATGTTAAAGCAAtgacttttaatatatattaataactgaattttaaatttaaatcagatttataaaattagttataagAAGATttacacaatttatttttatattataaattaactttatttttaattaatataaaacttccaatattacaaaattttaactcaactttcattttatttctcatGCAAAAATTGTCTGTCATTTGGTATACGTTTCATATTTTCATGATGACACGtacattttctaaaaaataacttttcttaaatattaagaaataaaaattgactattaattttttaacacgattaagattaaaatatgtATACTAATTAAGTGaggtttttaaaagtttataatttaaaactctTGGTATATTATTGTATGAtctaaatttactttttcttattgTCGTCCAGAAGTACTGTCTCGTTGTACCACTTATACAAATTTCAAGATAATGAACTCAATATATACAAAACAAATGACAgctctttataattttataatgataaaatggtactaataaacataattttttatattttaaaaaaagagaaaaaaatgtaataaaggATTATATTAAATGagactaaaataatttttggtgTCAAAATActattgtaaaaaaaagttcatgtaagataaaattaaaatgttatcaatCAAAAGATATTAATAGTTcatattatctttatataaatGATCGTTGTCTAACCaaatattgtaaaattgtatgcataatatgataatatattcACATTTGACGCATTgataatatatgttatattgGATTCATTATCTTGGTAAGTTTTACGACGGAATTTCCTCtaactcttttctttttcacaaaattctaattttttaacttatgaaatatatatatatatatatatatatatttgaaagtaTTTTCTAGACTCGTTTTTTATCGTTTTCTATTCTAGATAcgatttttctaaatatttttcttcttacaGGCactaaatgaaattttattaatatctttacctttatatataagtttttttttctatttatttttatttaatcacaaaaaaatgataataatggatattattttattatttgatgttCTTACACtacactatttattttaaagattttaaatataatatttattttagaattatattttaagatattgaTATTAATAGGTGATAAGTTATTTTATCTGTCTTAtcatttttagtattttatatttactatttattttaacaaatacacatttatattatttattcaacTGTTTGTATAATTATACTTCAAAACATTAATTACACTATATTGAAAACATGACATTtaccaaaatttattttattttacttcaaaCATGATTTCACCAATAGATTAATTGTAAAATACGTATGtgaaaacatataattaaaaatggacaaattaacttatgaataataaatatataaagtattttatcaattaaatacaATTGTTTTTAGCTAAGCATGTCTATTCCTCTTTAGCAATTCTTAACTTTTAAGTCAAGTTTTCAAATTCTCTCCAGTTCTTCacctatatatttttttgtaaaacaacCATATTTTGTATCAATGAAATTAACTTTTAGTAAATATAATAAcgttttaattataaattttaaacttatttatattttttaccaCCAAAAGTTTTATTGTTTctcaaattttgttattaaatattttttttccttacaaCTTTTGTcctttaacttataaaatatcttGAACTTTATTCTATTGTTTAAATCACCACACAATTAATACAACTTGTGCCATTTTTTCTGAAAGTCCCCAG contains:
- the LOC108323947 gene encoding 36.4 kDa proline-rich protein, yielding MESSKIYAYLFLCMLFISSATPILGCGYCGKPKKQKPSRKPKTTPIVKPPVTLPPIVVPPITVPPVIVPPVITPPSLKPPVSLPIPPILNPPVILPPVLNPPTTPAKGGNSPCPPPKSPAQATCPIDTLKLGSCVDLLGGLIHIGVGDPAANQCCPVLQGLVEVEAAACLCTTLKLKLLNLNIYVPLALQLLVACGKSPPPGYTCSL